Part of the Pirellulales bacterium genome, TGGCGCGCCGCGCTTCGGTGTAGCGCATCGCCGCCGGCGGATCGCCGTCGACAGAGCCGAAGTTCCCCTGCCCGTCGATCAGCGGCAGGCGCATGGAGAAATCCTGCGCCATGCGCACCAGCGCGTCGTAGATCGAAGCGTCGCCGTGCGGATGGTACTTGCCCATCACGTCGCCGACGATCAGCGCCGACTTGCGATAAGGCTTGTTCCAGTCGCGCCCGTTCTCATGCATCGAGAAAAGAATGCGCCGATGCACCGGCTTCAACCCGTCGCGCACATCCGGCAGCGCGCGGGAGACGATCACGCTCATCGCGTAATCGAGATAACTCCGCCGCATCTCGTCGGAGATCGAGATCGGATCAAAATCGGGCGTATCGCCCGCCGGATTATCGGAGCCCGGCGGCGGTGTTTCGTTGGCCAAAATCAACCTTGGGAATCAGGGGAATTTGCTTAGGAGAATATGGGGATTGGGCGACGTAGATGCAAGGAAAAGCACAATACGCCGGCCGAGTGAATCGTTAGGTCGGCCAAAGCTGCCGCCTGCTTTCTATGGTCATTGGATCTGTTACGAGGCCGGCCCGACGCATGCTCCTTTGGCTGCTATGAAAAATGATCTTGGCACATGATGAACTCAGAATTCGCGCGCCAGTAAGTGGTTGATCCATCCTAAATCCGACGAGTCTCCCGTTAGTCCACATTGAGACGCAATTCGTTCGATCGCGGCTGGAAGTATCAAAGGCCGAATGGGCACTTCGCCGCGAGCATATTTGTTCGCGGCTTCGGCAAACGCTTCTGAGAGAAGTAGCGTGCGAAAGTTCAACAGCCGAGCGGCATCGTACACGGAACGTTGCTTGCTCAGCGCCATTTCCATTGCCTCGAGCTGTTGCTCGCAGAGCATCAGCGCCGCAGCGAGGTGTGCTGACATGCCAGCCGCATCCCGCAGGTGAATTCGAAGGAAGTGCCGCTCGTTTTCAAATGTATTCGACTGCCCGGCCAACCGCTCCGCCTTGGCAAGCTTACCAGCGACGCCAATCAACATAAGCATCAACGCATTTGCGACCGCGTTATTGCGCAGTCGCGCATCCTCCTCGCGCTGTTTCTGACCCGCGCTAATCTGCTCGCGCATGACGGCGAGCTGTTGCTCAATTCCTCGCCACGCCACTACCGTTCCAACAACGGCGGCCACTACCGCCGCTGTCCCCGCAACGAGTGTCTGATAGTCATAAATCCAGTTTGCCGGCTTGGCCCAAACATGGTCTCCCGCAACCTCGTAGACCCATCCGCCAACTGCGTAGCCAGCGATAACGGC contains:
- a CDS encoding DNA gyrase subunit A; protein product: MANETPPPGSDNPAGDTPDFDPISISDEMRRSYLDYAMSVIVSRALPDVRDGLKPVHRRILFSMHENGRDWNKPYRKSALIVGDVMGKYHPHGDASIYDALVRMAQDFSMRLPLIDGQGNFGSVDGDPPAAMRYTEARRAKVAHTLTEDIDKDTVDFRPNYDGSEQEPVVLPARFPNLLVNGAGGIAVGMATNIPPHNLGEIIDATVAMIDDPAIDIERLMEIVPGPDFPTGGMILGKAGIRSAYLTGRGSILVRGRVTTETIRKDREALVITE